The Oncorhynchus clarkii lewisi isolate Uvic-CL-2024 chromosome 12, UVic_Ocla_1.0, whole genome shotgun sequence genome segment TGCAAAATAATTTGCTATTCCACATTTTGATCTGTTTGGTTTAGCCTTACAGGCTACAATTCTATATATCATAAAACATACTCTAGTTAGACTAGTCAGACCATGAACACAGCCAGTAGTCAAATCTATGATTTGGCAAATGTCTGCAGTTAGGGGTCTGGCTTTTGTGGGAGGGGATATTGGTGAGCATGGTAGGTAGGCCTATCACTACCCTTTCCTGCTGGGAGTGGAGGCCCTGTAAACAGAGACTGATATGGAGCATAGGTTAGGAAATCCTTTGAGGAATATGAAGACTGGACCGTCACGTGAACCTGCTCGTTTGTCAAACTTTTAGGCTGCTCCTCTTGTCCTGTCTCGAAGATCACCATTCATAAATTAACTGCTGTAGCCAATCGAATAGGGCAGGGTGTTGCATTTTTTTCTAAACCATACTTTTTGCATGTTTATAATGCTATGAAGTTATTCTTTCCTTCTGGAAACCAACTATTGTAAATATGTTAGCTTCCCTCCTTGGAGAAAGATAAGTGCTACAGTATTTGTCATGTTGCGTAACTAACTTCTGTAGCCTGACTGGCATGCCTGGCGAGGGGAGTAGCCAGCTTGTCAGTATGCCAGAGCTTGAAGGTCGGCTTTAGTGGAACTGCAATGTAGCCCATGACGTTGTTTCATTGCACAGACAGGATCTGTGAGGGAATGGCATGCCTTTCACTCACCACCTTTTTATAATGCTCTACAAAAAGGTTATGGGTGGACCTGCACATTGGCCAGACCCTGACCGGCTGTCCTAACTACAAACAATACTTCTACCTAGGTTGACTTATATTCTGTGGAAAGTACACACTTTGTCAACCTACACAACAAATATAAATGgaacatttaaagtgttggtcccaggtttcatgagctgaaataagattgtagaaatgttccatatgcacaaaaagcttttctCCAATTTATTTTGgccacatttgtttacatccctgttagtgagcatttatcttttgccaagataatccatacacctgacacgtgtggcatatcaataagatAATTAAAcaaatgtgcacctgtgtaatgatttaaaaatcattgcacaggtgcaccttgtgctggggacaaaaggccactctaaataaaatgtgcagttttgtcacaatgcCACATGTCTCAAGTGttaagggagtgtgcaattggcatgctgtttggaggaatgtctaccagagttgttgctgagaattgaatgtttctttctctaccataagctgcctcatgtcgttttacagaatttggcagtacatccaactgcaGACAACGTGTATGACTtcatgtgggtgagcggtttgctgatgtcaaagttgtgagCATAGTGCCCCAGATATCTGTCCAAtggatgcatatctgtattcccagtcgtgaaatttatttaaaataaacaaaagttaactCAGTATAGTCTTGGTAATTGCATGTTTTAATTTGTTCACTATATTACTGGTGATAATTAATACACAAGATATGTAGCCTTTTGGTTATATGACTGATGATAAAAGGGATAGTGGTCCCCCACATACAGTAGCTAATAACTACTGTTGACGTCGTATTTTTGAAGTGGTGTGTCACCATTATCCTATCAGGGCCCTTCGCCCCAGACACTGCGTCCCTAAGTGAACTACTGCAGAGGGGACCATGTAGCACCTGAACGGAGCTCTGTTGGCTGTAATCAGATGCTGTCACCATGGCCTGGCTGTTAATGGGATTGCTGCCCAGAGGGTTGGTTTTTCTGGATATAGAAGGATGGTGTGGGTATGACCCCTTAGCCCTCCCCTTAACTGGTGCTTTTACCCGTTTCTATCCCAGTTAGCAGTACAGACAGGGTGTTGATTTGTCTATGGTGTTaacttgtctctctcttctcaggTGTTGCTGTTAGCAGTAGGAGGTTAGGTGATGGTGCAGAGGCTTCAATCCGTTCTGACCCTCTACCTGTCAGGAGTGTTGGCTTTCCTAGGCCTGTGGTGGTACACCTATCGGAAGAAAGAATACCACCTCACTGACAAGGATGACGCAAATGATGAGACGACTGCAGACCAGGAGCACCTGTCCTCCCCCAGAGACGTAGGTAACTGTGTTGTGGAGAACGGCCACTCGACTGGGATGCATCTGGATGGGCACGCAGTGAGGGAGTGGTCATTAGTGGAACAGGAGCTTGTTGATATTACAAACACCCCAGCAGCAGCAGAGCAGGGTATAGTCCCACTCTGCCAATCACAACCTGAGGTAAGGGTTGTGGCTGCAGATGGTCTCATTAGTGGCCTGGTTACTGCTGCCGTGAAGCCTGTTTACGAGAGCACTGAGTCTTCAGCGCAAGTGTTCCTAGAGACTGCAGCTGAGGGTGGACCTGAGCAGGATCTAGAATTGCATGGCTGGTGTTCCCATTGTGTGCCATCAGCCATGCGTGCCACCAGCCATGTGTCAACTTGCTCCTTATCAATCTGTGACCTAGGCTCTGGTAAATCTAAGTCCGTCGGTGAAAGTGCAGGTTTAAATCAACCACCACAGTCTGAGACACTGGAGGACATTACAAACAGCACTTTGAACCTGGAGCCcgcagaggaggtggaggtggttaGACTGGAGCCTGcaggggaggtggaggtggttaGACTGGAGCCTGcaggggaggtggaggtggttaGACTGGAGCCTGcaggggaggtggaggtggtaaGACTGGAGCCTGcaggggaggtggaggtggttaGACTGGAGCCTGcaggggaggtggaggtggttaGACTGGAGCCTGcaggggaggtggaggtggttaGACTGGAGCCTGcaggggaggtggaggtggttaGACTGGAGCCTGcaggggaggtggaggtggttaGACTGGAGCCTGCAGGGGAGGTGGTTAGACTGGAGCCTGCAGGGGAGGTGGTTAGACTGGAGCCTGCAGGGGAGGTGGTTAGACTGGAGCCTGCAGGGGAGGTGGTTAGACTGGAGCCTGCAGGGGAGGTGGTTAGACTGGAGCCTGCAGGGGAGGTGGTTAGACTGGAGCCTGCAGGGGAGGTGGTTAGACTGGAGCCTGCAGGGGAGGTGGTTAGACTGGAGCCTGcaggggaggtggaggtggttaGACTGGAGcctgcagaggaggaggaggtggttagaCTGGAGcctgcagaggaggaggaggtggttagaCTGGAGcctgcagaggaggaggaggaggtggttagaCTGGAGcctgcagaggaggaggaggaggtggttagaCTGGAGcctgcagaggaggaggaggaggtggttagaCTGGAGcctgcagaggaggaggaggaggtggttagaCTGGAGcctgcagaggaggaggaggaggtggttagaCTGGAGcctgcagaggaggaggaggtggttagaCTGGAGCCtgcagaggaggaggtggttagaCTGGAGcctgcagaggaggaggaggtggttagaCTGGAGcctgcagaggaggaggaggaggaggaggtggtggttagACTGGAGCCtgcagaggaggaggtggttagaCTGGAAcctgcagaggaggaggaggaggtggttagaCTGGAGCCTGCGGAGGTGGTTAGACTGGAGCCTGCGGAGGTGGTTAGACTGGAGGAGGCGGAGGTGGTTAGACTGGAGCCAGAGGGAGACATCCTGTCTGCTGTGGAAGAACCAACCTGTGAGTCAAGTCTACAGGCTGACACCTGTCTGGCTTCCCCCAGCCACCTTATAACCAGTCAGGTGTCTGCCTCAAAGCAGCCATTGGGAATTTTGAGGTCACCTCAGAAGAAAGAGTCTGAGGAATGTAAACGCAGCAGGATCAACACCGCAGAAATTAACCAGCTGGTGTCAGGTCTCATCACTGATGTGGTCTCCGCAGCAGTGAGTCAATTCCTGAAGGAAAAGACCCAGCTAGGACATAGTGTTAGTCCTCTCCATAGCGGGGACCCCTGCAAAGCCCCAGACCACATCTCAATGGATGACAGTGAACCTGAGCATGAGATGCCACCTCCGTGTTCAACAACCGGCAGAGAGAACATCAGTTCATCTCCTATAGTTCTGGAGGACGTGAAACACGACCACAGCAGTAGATCTGAGATTGAGACGGAGAAGATCGAGCCAGCAGAAGAAGATTCTGCAGTAGGTGATTCTGGATCCAGCTCTGGTCAGACCGAAAAGGTCTCCAGTGGCAAGGAGTTGAGCACCAGTATGAGCCCGCAACCACCCAGAGGACCTGCTGAAGGACTGGGGGCCACCAGCATGTTCCTCACTAACGGTTGGTGGATGGCGAATGTTCCAGGTGAGCTGCTTGATTAGCAGACTTTCAACTTCTCACAACATATCAGCATCCTTTCTGTCCAAGCTGACCTGTCGCTTTCTCTTAGTGTTGCAGTGTAGCTGTATCTGTCACACCCATGGCCTGTGTTCTGTTTACAGGTCCCATATGAGTTCAGGGCATATTTTTCTGCACTGaagaaatatatttattttccttttatgcACAGTATTCAAGTAGGAAAACTATTTCCATGACAATGTATTCTCTTCTCTGTTACTGTTATGTTGTATGTGGGTCTTTTTATACGGTCTGTGTTTGCGTGGTTGTGTTATGTACACAACACAAGTGACTGTTTTTAGTGACTGATCCTTGCCCCCAGGCTCTGGTGTGAACAGCATGGACTGTGTAGACGGTTACTGTCAACATGAAGCCAGGGACAACAAGCATAGCAGTCCCAGTCTACCAAGTCAGCTACTGAACACCAATCAGGCAATTGAAAAATACAACCAAAGTCACAACAGCAGCCAGTCACCGACTGTTTGGGAGATGGAGGTGCCAAAGGTGAGTTGACCTCCCTGTCTAACCCTGTTATTCCTCTACCACCTTACTCATAATGCATTTTCTCTGGCTACTGATTTCCAGTTTAGGTTCTCTAGTGCAGGTGACATGAGGGCTTGTAGATATAGCCTTGAGTTGTTACAGTAGTGTGCTGCAGTCAGTCGTCTCAATTTAAGTGAGCCTGAGATCTGGTGCTCCGGTGACAGTGGCCTGGGTACAGCTGTCGGATTCATAGGGCTATGGCATGGTGGGTTGGGCTGTAGTAAAGGGGCAGTGTGTGAGGGGAGTCCTGCTGCCCTGCCTGTTGTCTTAATCTCCTCAGGTTCTCAATCAAGAGGACATTCCACAGAGCCAGGCAGCATGTACGCACACAGATCTCTTTCCAATTACTCTTAGAAGTGCTTGGTGTTATCAGTGGAAGAGCGACCTGGACAGCATGTGTGCACGCTCGGAGAAAGACGCACATCTTCTAGTATAATGTAATAACTTATGCATGATACTATGTATTCTCTGGTTTCACTGTCCAACAGCATTTTGTTGGTAGATTGATTGGGAAGAAGGGGCGACATGTGAACTACCTGAAGGAGATGTCTGGAGCTAAGGTCTTCATCACCGCCCTACCTTACACCCAGGAGTTCCAGATCTGCCACATAGAGGGTGAGTGACCCAGGAGCTGCCTCTCCACAACAGGACATCACTTGTAGTTGGGATTTGGGAACCTAGGCATTGGGAGCTGTAGTGTCACTAGTGGCTCGCTCAGTTTGTCCCTCTGTTTCCTTCAGGGTCAGAGGAACAGGTGGATTGTGCTCTGGAGCTGATCAGGAAAAAGTTCAAAGATCTAGATGTGACCAACTGTTACATCCAACCGCCAGTGGCcagccttccctctctctccatcacatccTGGGTAAGTGGTTTCTTCTGCTTGGCAGAAGTAGTGTGGGATTGTAAATGGTGCTTTGACTAAAATACTATTTCTTTCCCTTAGCTGCTGCTTCCCCATAGGGTTACAGTTGAGGTAATGGTGATCCAGGTAGCATCTGGGAACTGTGTGTTCCTCCAGCAGCACAAACACCCCACCTTCCATGCTCTCTGCAGTCTGGACCAAAATATGAGCCTGTGCTACTCTCACCCAGGGTGCCCTCCCCTGCCGGCCCCAGTGGAAGGTAGGCATGCACAGCCAGGGTGCCCTCCCCTGCCGGCCCCAGTGGAAGGTAGGCATGCACAGCCAGGGTGCCCTCCCCTGCCGGCCCCAGTGGAAGGTAGGCATGCACAGCCAGGGTGCCCTCCCCTGCCGGCCCCAGTGGAAGGTAGGCATGCACAGCCAGGGTGCCCTCCCCTGCCGGCCCCAGTGGAAGGTAGGCATGCACAGCCAGGGTGCCCTCCCCTGCCGGCCCCAGTGGAAGGTAGGCATGCACAGCCAGGGTGCCCTCCCCTGCCGGCCCCAGTGGAAGGTAGGCATGCACAGCCAGGGTGCCCTCCCCTGCCGGCCCCAGTGGAAGGTAGGCATGCACAGCCAGGGTGCCCTCCCCTGCCGGCCCCAGTGGAAGGTAGGCATGCACAGCCAGGGTGCCCTCCCCTGCCGGCCCCAGTGGAAGGTAGGCATGCACAGCCAGGGTGCCCTCCCCTGCCGGCCCCAGTGGAAGGTAGGCATGCACAGCCAGGGTGCCCTCCCCTGCCGGCCCCAGTGGAAGGTAGGCATGCACAGCCAGGGTGCCCTCCCCTGCCGGCCCCAGTGGAAAGTAGGCATGCACAGCCAGGGCCTTGGGACTCCTTACCCTCAAGGATGTCtgattttaaagtatttttccaTGGTGTTGAAGTTTTTTCAAATGTcctacttaaaaatatatatatacaaaaatgaaCAATTATCTTTgcatatctcacacacacatagttggAGTGATCTGTGCTGCCCAGATGCCTGAGGGAGCCTGGTGGAGAGCGCAGGTGATGGGTCACCATGAAGAAACCATGGTGGAACTCCGCTATGTGGACTATGGAGGCTATGATATAGTGAAGATGGACACCCTCCGCCAGATCAGGTGACAAACTCCCTGTGGGGATTCAGAATATAACTGGAATGGGGTTGACATTGGAATTCACCAGCTGGTAATTACCGACGTTAAAGAAATGTAGATAAAAaatagatacagtaccagtcaaacgtttggacagctactcattcaagggttctttattttgactatttcctacattgtagaataatagtgaagacaaactatgaaataacacatatggagttgtgtagtaaccaaaaaaagtgttatacaaatctaaatatatttgagattcttcaaagtagccaccctttgccttgacagatttgcacactcttggcattctctcaaccagcttaatgaggaatgcttttccaacagtctcgaaggagttcccacgtatgctgagcacttgttggctgcttttccttcactctgcggtccaactcaccccaaaccatctcaattgtggaggccaggtcatctgatgcagcactccatcgttctacttattggtcaaatagcccttccaCAGCCTGGAGAAGTGTTTTGGGGCATTGTTctgttaaaaacaaatgatagtcccactaagcgcaaactagatgAGATGGTGTATCGTTGCAGAACGCTGTGGTAGCCatcctggttaagtgtgccttgaattctaaataaatcactgacagtgtcatcagcaaaccatcacaccacctccatgcttcacggttggaaccacacatgcagagatcatccgttaacctactctgcgtctcacaaagacccggcggttgaaaccaaaaatcttacatttggactcatcagaccaaaggacagatttccaccggtctaatgtgcattgctcgtgtttcttggcccaagcaagtctcttattcttattggtgtcctttagtagtggtttctttgtagcatttgaccatgaaggcctgaagaCCATGaagacagttgatgttgagaattgtctgttacttgaacactgaagcatttatttgggctgcaatctgaagtgCTGTTAatgctaatgaacttatcctctgccgcagaggtaactctgggtcttcctttcctgtggcggtcctcatgagagccagtttcatcatagcgcttgatggtttttgcgactgcacttggaagatactttcaaagttcttaattttctgtattgactgaccttcatgtcttaaagtaatgatggactgtttctctttgcttatttgagctattctttcCATGATATGGACTTAGctttatttggtaaaagaccatcttctgtataccacccccaccttgtcataaaacaactgagatatatatatatatatatacacactgctcaaaaaaataaagggaacacttaaacaacacaatgtaactccaagtcaatcacacttctgtgaaatcaaactgtccacttaggaagcaacactgattgacaatacatttcacatgctgttgtgcaaatggaatagacaacaggtggaaattataggcaattagcaagacacccccaataaaggagtggttctgcaggtgatgaccacagaccacttctcagttcctatgcttcctggctgatgttttggtcacttttgaatgctggcggtgctttcactctagtggtagcatgagacggagtctacaacccacacaagtggctcaggtagtgcagctcatccaggatggcacatcaatgggagctgtggcaagaaggtttgctgtgtctgtcagcgtagtgtccagagcatggaggcgctaccaggagacaggccagtacatcaggagacgtggaggaggccgtaggagggcaacaacccagcagcaggaccgctacctccgcctttgtgcaaggaggagcaggaggagcactgccagagccctgcaaaatgacctacaGCAGGCCAAAAaagtgcatgtgtctgctcaaacagtcaggaacagactccatgagggtggtatgagggcccgacgtccacaggtgggggttgtgcttacagcccaacaccgtgcaggacgtttggcatttgccagagaacaccaagattggcaaattcgctactggcgccctgtgctcttcacagatgaaagcaggttcacactgagcacgtgacagagtccggagacgccgtggagaacgttcggctgcctgcaacatcctccagcatgaccggtttggcggtgggtcagtcatggtgtggggtggcatttctttggtgggccgcacagccctccatgtgctcgccagaggtagcctgactgccatt includes the following:
- the LOC139422933 gene encoding A-kinase anchor protein 1, mitochondrial-like; this encodes MVQRLQSVLTLYLSGVLAFLGLWWYTYRKKEYHLTDKDDANDETTADQEHLSSPRDVGNCVVENGHSTGMHLDGHAVREWSLVEQELVDITNTPAAAEQGIVPLCQSQPEVRVVAADGLISGLVTAAVKPVYESTESSAQVFLETAAEGGPEQDLELHGWCSHCVPSAMRATSHVSTCSLSICDLGSGKSKSVGESAGLNQPPQSETLEDITNSTLNLEPAEEVEVVRLEPAGEVEVVRLEPAGEVEVVRLEPAGEVEVVRLEPAGEVEVVRLEPAGEVEVVRLEPAGEVEVVRLEPAGEVEVVRLEPAGEVEVVRLEPAGEVVRLEPAGEVVRLEPAGEVVRLEPAGEVVRLEPAGEVVRLEPAGEVVRLEPAGEVVRLEPAGEVVRLEPAGEVEVVRLEPAEEEEVVRLEPAEEEEVVRLEPAEEEEEVVRLEPAEEEEEVVRLEPAEEEEEVVRLEPAEEEEEVVRLEPAEEEEEVVRLEPAEEEEVVRLEPAEEEVVRLEPAEEEEVVRLEPAEEEEEEEVVVRLEPAEEEVVRLEPAEEEEEVVRLEPAEVVRLEPAEVVRLEEAEVVRLEPEGDILSAVEEPTCESSLQADTCLASPSHLITSQVSASKQPLGILRSPQKKESEECKRSRINTAEINQLVSGLITDVVSAAVSQFLKEKTQLGHSVSPLHSGDPCKAPDHISMDDSEPEHEMPPPCSTTGRENISSSPIVLEDVKHDHSSRSEIETEKIEPAEEDSAVGDSGSSSGQTEKVSSGKELSTSMSPQPPRGPAEGLGATSMFLTNGWWMANVPGSGVNSMDCVDGYCQHEARDNKHSSPSLPSQLLNTNQAIEKYNQSHNSSQSPTVWEMEVPKHFVGRLIGKKGRHVNYLKEMSGAKVFITALPYTQEFQICHIEGSEEQVDCALELIRKKFKDLDVTNCYIQPPVASLPSLSITSWLLLPHRVTVEVMVIQVASGNCVFLQQHKHPTFHALCSLDQNMSLCYSHPGCPPLPAPVEVGVICAAQMPEGAWWRAQVMGHHEETMVELRYVDYGGYDIVKMDTLRQIRSDFVALPFQGPEVILEHIAPIPDFSAAAKSALEEMTRGLALLAQVTNGHTSGIPLVQIWRTEGEELVSVNRAMVDNGLCSWVDSP